TCCGGTCTGACCGTCATGATTTCGCCCCCTTTTGAACATCCTGGATACACGCAACTTTTCCGGTACTCACCTCGTCTAGGACAACGGAGGTGGAAAACGAATGGTACGAACCACGATCGTCCGCCGCCTGGCCCTTGTCGCCGCGACGGCGGGACTTTTGTCGGCGGCCGCCACCGCATCGGCGTTTACCGATATCAGCGGCGTCGCCGGCGAAAAAGAAATCTTGGCGTTAAAAAACGAAGGCGTCCTGTCCGGCGTCGGCGGCGACCGCTTCGATCCGAACGCGCCGCTTACGGTCGCCCAAAGCGTCGCGCTGGTGCTCAAGGGGCTCGACTTGCGGCAACCCGCCGGCACAACTGATTCCGACGCAACCGACGGGTCAAAGCCGTGGTACGCCGACGTCCTCAACACCGCGGCACACTTCGGCCTGCCCGTCGATCCCGGCCTGGCCGTCGACGCGCCGACGACGCGCGAGCAGTTCGCGCGGCTTCTGGCCGCCGCCGTCGACAAAAAAGGCCCGTTCGCGCGCATCATGATTTACCTGTCCTTCGCCGATGAAAACATGGTCGATCCCGAAGCCGTGGACGCCGTTCAGGCGCTGCTCGTCTGGAAAATCGCCGAACTCGACGCCCAAAACCGCTTCCGGCCGAAAGAAACGGTCACGAGGGCGGAAGCCGCCGTCTGGCTGTACCGCGCGCGCGAATTCGTCCGCACCAACCGCCCGGTTTCGGACGACCCGGCCGCCGACGACGCCGATCGGCGCGACGTCCGCGTCGTGGTCGAAAACATCCATCCCGAAGTCGACCGCGTGACGCTCGACTGGGGACTGAAACCGAACCCCGGCTACGCCGTCTTCATCACGGCCGTCGAGTTTCCGCAAGAGCGGAAAGCCGTCGTCCGTTACCGCCTGGCGACGCCGGACCCCGGTCGCTTTTATGCGCAGGTGGTCGTCCACGCCAAAGCGACGACCTACGTCCCGCACGGTTACGAAGTCGTCGCCGTGCCGGAAAACGCTCCGTCGTCCGGAAGCGGCGGATCCAAGGGCTCCGACGGTTGACACCGCGCCGAAAATCGGGTAATATGCTGATTGCGGTACTGCCGGTGGATCGCCGAACGGCGGCCGCCGACGTCGGGGTATAGCGCAGCCCGGTAGCGCGCACCCTTGGGGTGGGTGAGGTCGCAGGTTCAAATCCTGTTACTCCGACTTGCCGCAACGGACCGCGTCCGGTGCATACCGGACGCGGTCTTCTTCTGCCTTCGCGACGCCTGCAACGCTTGGCTCAAATCAAAAACCGCGCGGTACGCGCGCGGTTCTTCGAACCCTTCTCCAAAAGAAAAGCATATGTAGACAGCGATGCACGACGAAAACCCGCCGTTCACTTGATGACGTCCCGCAGCGTTTTGCCCGGCCGGAAAACCGGCACTTTGCTCGCGGCGATCTCGATTTCTTCGCCGGTTTGGGGATTGCGGCCTTTGCGGGCCTGGCGCTCGCGCACCTCGAAATTGCCGAAACCGACAAGCTGAACCTTTTCCCCGTTCTGCAGCGCTTCTGTGATCGCGTCAAAAACGGCCTCGACCGCCTTCGCCGCGTCTTTTTTCGACAATTCGGCCAGCTCCGCCACTTTTGCGACAAGATCGGATTTGTTCATCGCTTTTTCACCTCCCTGAAAACGGGAAATGCGAACAAGCTAATAGTAATACACACGCGGCGCAATTTCAAGGGAAAAACAAAAACTGCGGGACATTTTCCTCCCGCAGCGCGACTTGTCGTCTCCCGGCCCCGGTTTGCAACTTTACAAAATGATCGCGATCAGGCCGCCCGATCCCTCGTTGATGATGCGGCCGAGCGTCTCCTGCAGTTTGTAGCGAGCGCTGTCCGGCATCATCGCCAGTTTGCCCTGGATGCCCTCGCGCACGATCGAATGCAGCGACCGCCCGAAGATGTCGGATTCCCAGATTTTGAGCGGATTTTCCTCGAAATCCTGCATCAAATACCGGACGAGCTCCTCGCTTTGCTTTTCCGTGCCGATGATCGGCGCGAACTCGGCTTCGACATCGACCCGAATCATGTGAATCGACGGGGCGGTCGCCTTCAGCCGGACGCCGAAGCGCGACCCTTGCCGGATCAGCTCCGGCTCGTCGAGACGCATGTCCGACAGCGAAGGCGGCGCGATGCCGTAACCCGTCGTCTTGACCATCTCCAGCGCTTCCTCGACGCGCTCGTATTCGCGCTTGGCGCGCGTCAGCTCCTGCATCAGCTGCAAGAGATGGTCTCGGCCGCGGATTTCGACGCCGACGATTTCCATCAGCACCTTGTCGTACAACTCGTCCGGCGCGTGCAGGTCGATTTCCGCGACGCCCTGGCCCATGTTCATGCCGGCCAGCGCTGCCCGTTCGACAAAATCATACTCGCCGAACGCACGGACGACGCGGTCGACGTCGCGCAGCCTGCGGATGTCGCGCACGGTTTCGCGGACGGCGTTTTCGAACTGCGACCGGAGCCAGTGCCGTTCGTCGAGCACCATCACCCAGCTGGGCAGGTTGACGTTGACTTCGTGAACGGGGAATTCATACAGCACTTCCCGCATGACGGCGAGAATTTCACGTTCACCCGCCGTGGCGACGCTCATCGCCATGACGGGTATGTCGTATTTGGCCTCCAGTTCCGCGCGCAACGCCTGGGTATCGGGGTGTTCGGGCCGCGCCGAGTTGACGATCATGACGAACGGTTTGCCGACTTCCTTCAGTTCGGCGACGACGCGTTCCTCCGCATCGACGTAGGATTCCCGCGGAATGTCCGTCACCGTCCCGTCCGTTGTCACGATGACGCCGAGCGTCGAATGCTCCTGGATGACTTTGCGCGTGCCGATTTCCGCCGCTTCCTGGAACGGAATCGGCTCGTCGAACCACGGGGTGTGCACCATACGCGGTCCGTTTTCGTCCTCGTATCCTTTTGCGCCTTCCACCGCATAACCGACGCAGTCGACGAGCCGGACGTTGACGGACAGCCCTTCGGCCACCTGGATCTGGACGGCGTTGTTCGGCACGAACTTCGGCTCCGTCGTCATGATGGTGCGGCCGGCCGCGCTTTGCGGCAGCTCGTCGATCGCGCGCGCGCGATCCGCCTCGTTGCGGATGTTCGGCACGACGACCGATTCCATGAACCGTTTGATGAACGTCGATTTCCCGGTGCGGACCGCGCCGACGACGCCCAGGTAAATATCACCCCCGGTCCGCTCCGCGATGTCTTTGAAAATGTCGACTTTTTCCAACGGACACCCCTCCTTTCGGACCGGTACCTAATATATGAGCGGGTGTCCGCGGATATGACTTACGGAAACACGGGCACGGGCGTCCGGTCGATCCACCGGTACGCAAACGAGTCGACCGGCACGAAATCCGATTCGCGCACGAGCAATTCGCGAAGGTCGCCGGGGATGTCCGCGTCCGTCAACCCGAGGCGTTGGATAAGGCTCATGATGTCCGCCGCGTAATCGATGCCGACGGCGCCGGATTCGTGGACGATCCACCGCAGTGGCAAGCCGGAAAAGACGCTGACGATCCGTTCTTCCCGCATGCCCATCGCGGCGAAATCGACCGTCCAAAATTGCGGCGCGACCTGCTCGCCCGCCGGCAACGGCCGGCCTTCGGCCAAATGCGCTTCGACCGCCTGACGGACGCGGACGGCCGCCTCGTGCGTCGGCAGATCAAGCAGCTTCACTTTCGGCGCGGTCTCGACGTCGACGAGCACGAAAACGGCTCTGCCGCCTTTTTCGAACGCGACCTTCGGGATCGCGCCGAGAAACCCCCCCTCGACGAGCCGCGAAAAATCGATCGGATACTTCTCGTAAATCGGCGTATTCACCGGCCGGTTGCGGATCGGCAACACGCCGGTTGCCCGCCGGTATTCGTCGACGGCCCGTTGGACGGCGGCCACGCCTTCCCGGACGGCGGCGGGATTTTCCGCCCGTTGCGGGTCGCCGGGATACAGGCACCCGGACAAAGCGGTCGCAAGTATCGCGATCGTCGTCGCCGCGATCGTCGCCGGGCGTCGCCCGCAACGGGCAACGGCGGATCCGCGCATGCCGACTCACCCCCCCGCGTTACAGCAGCGCCGCCAGCATGTACAGTACCGACAGCCCCAGCGCGAGAAACGCCGCCGCGGACAGCGCCCAGCGGACGACGCCGCGCGTTTTCGCCCGGGCGAACGTGATGAGCAGGGACGAAAGCAGCATCAAGCCGATCGCGATGAGCGAAGCCCACATTTTTTGCATCGGCGTCATGTCGCGTTCACGCCTTTCAGATCGTCGCCAGTCTTTTCGTTTCCGCTTCATTATACCACTTCCGCCGCGCTTCGTCCGAAAAAAATCAACCCGTTCCCCTTCGTCCGGGGAACGGGCATCGACCGGCGATATCTCATGATTTTCCCAAAAGCATCCGGATCATCTGGCTCAAATTTTCCAAAGCTCCTCCGCTCGCTCGAACGGCTTTGACGATTTCGTTCACCGTCTTTTCGGACACCTGGACGTTCACCGTGTCGGCGATCTGCCGGATGAGCCGGCGAAGTTCGCGTTCGTCGCGGATCGTCGACGGAGTCACTTCGCCGGCCAACTTCTGGACGTCTTTGGCGGTGATCGGCTTGTTCAGCTTGGCGTTGACGCGGTCGAGCACTTCTTTGGAGATGTCTTTCGAGTTCATGGTCGTCCTCCTCGCGCCGAATCTCAAAACATCGTATGTCGGCGGGAGGAAAACGGTGTAGGACACCCGTCAGCCGAGCGTCAATTCTTCCATTTCGTGCGTGCGGTTTCGCCGCATGAGCGATTCGACGGCGTCGCGAGGCGGCTTTCCTTCGAAAAGAACCTGGTAGAGCTCGGCCGTAATCGGCATCGAAACACCGAGCTCCACGGACAATTCATAAGCCGCCCGCGTAGCGCGCACGCCTTCGACGACCATGTTCATTTCCGCCAACACGCGTTCGGGCGGCCGGCCCTGGCCGATCAGGTAGCCGGCTTTCCAGTTGCGGCTGTGGCGGCTTGTGCAGGTGACGACGAGATCGCCGACGCCCGCCAGTCCCGAAAACGTCATCGGCCTTGCGCCCAGCTCGCGGCCGAGCCGGACGATTTCGGCCAATCCTCTCGTCAGAAGCGCCGCTTTTGCGTTGTCGCCGAAGCCGAGGCCGTCGGACAGACCGGCGCCGAGGGCGATGATGTTTTTCAGTGCGCCGCCGAGCTCGACGCCGACGACGTCCGGATTCGTATAGACTCGAAATACGGAATTGATCAGCCAGTCCTGCGCCGCCTCGGCGGCCTCGCGGTCGCGCGCGGCGACGACGACCGTCGTCGGCGATCGTACGATCACTTCCTCGGCGTGGCTCGGCCCGGAAAGCGCGACGATACGTGCGGGATCGAACTGGGGCAGTTCCTCCGCAATCACTTCCGACATCCGCTTGTGCGTGCCGAGCTCCAGCCCTTTCGCCGCATGGATCAAGAGCTCGCTTCCTGACAGAAACGGTTTCAACCGCGCCGCGACTTCCCGCATGGCGCCGCTGGGAGCCGTCAGCACGATGCAGGAGGCGTCGCGGACAGCCTCCTCGATCGAGACGGTGGCGCGGATGCGCGGCGACAGCTTTGCCTGCGGCAGATAGCGGCGGTTCGTCCGCTCGCGGTTGATCTCGTCCGCCTGTTCCGGACTGCGCGTCCACAACGTCACGTCGACGCCGTTGTCCGCGAGCACCGACGCGACGGCCGTTCCCCAGCTTCCCGCCACGATGACCGCTGCCTTACGCGACATCGCCTCTTTTTCCCCCCAGACGGTGCTCGGTCCCGCGCCGGAGCCGAACCAAGTTCTGCCGGTGGCGTACAAACGCCAAAACAGCCGTCGCCACGCTCGCCCAAACAAGTTCAGACGGGCGACGCATCGCCCAGAAAAGCGGCGGCAACAGCGAAACAAACACGAGCGAGCCGACGGACACATATCGCGTCAGCGCGATCACGGCGATCGCGACGGCTCCGGCGACGAGCGTCGGCACGAAGCTGAGCGACGCCATGGCGCCGATCGTCGAGGCGATGCCTTTTCCGCCGCGGAAACGGAAAAAAACCGGCCAGTTGTGGCCCACGACCGCCGCAAGGCCGCCGGCGACCGGCGCCCAGATTTCGCCGGCGCCGACCAGTCGGCCGAACGCGACGGCCGCTGCCGCCTTGCCGACGTCGAGCAACAAAACGGCCGCCGCGGGCCCTTTGCCGAACACGCGAAGCGCATTCGTCGCCCCGGCGTTGCCGCTGCCGAGCCGACGAATGTCGACGCCGCGGAACAATCGGCCGTACAGGTAGCCGAAATTAACCGACCCGAGCAGATACCCGATGGCCGCCGACAACAGCACAGATACCGCGGACATGTGTTCTTCCGTCCCCCTACTCCCGATCGTCGTCGTCTTTCGCGCGGGCGATCAGACGTATCGGAGTGCCTTCAAACCGGAAAGCCGCGCGCAACCGGTTTTCCAAAAACCGTTCATAGGAAAAATGCAACAGCTCCGGATCGTTGACGAACAGCACGAACGTCGGCGGCTTGACCGCCACCTGCGCGGCGTATTTGATCTTCAGCCGTCGCCCGCGATCCGACGGCGGCGGCGTCGTCGCGACCGCGTCGCTGATGACGTCGTTCAGTACCGATGTCGGAATGCGCCGAGCATGTTCCTCCGCGACGCGGTCGACGGCGGGCAGCAAAAGGTTGATCCGCTGTCCGGTCGCCGCGGATACGAACACGACAGGCGCGTAAGGCATGAACTTGAACGCGTCGCGGATCCGCTCGGTAAACCGCTGCATGGTCTTATCGTCTTTTTCGATGGCGTCCCATTTGTTCACGACGATCACCGACGCGCGGCCGGCTTCCTCCGCATAGCCGGCGATATGCTTGTCCTGTTCGGTCACGCCGTCTTTCGCGTCCAGCACGACGAGCGCCACGTCACAGCGTTCGATGGCGCGAAGAGCGCGGAGAACGCTGTATTTTTCCGTCGTCTCGTAAATTTTGCCGCGCTTGCGGATGCCGGCGGTGTCGATCAGCACGTAACGCTTGCCGTCGCGTTCAAACGGCGTGTCGACCGCGTCGCGCGTCGTGCCCGCGACGTCGCTGACGATGACGCGCTGCCGACCGAGCAGGGCGTTGACGAGCGACGATTTGCCGACGTTCGGCCGCCCGATGACCGCAATGCGCACGACATCGTCGCCGTACGGCTCGACCGGTTCCTCGTCCGGAAACTTCGCCACGACGGCGTCGAGCAACTCGCCGATGCCGTGACCGTGCTCGCCGGAAACGGCGATCGGTTCCCCGAACCCGAGCGCATAAAACTCATAGACGAGATCGCGATGTTTCGGATGATCGACCTTGTTCACCGCGAGCACGACCGGTCGGTCCGACTTCCGGTACAACAGTTCGGCGACCTCGCGGTCAGCGTGCGTTAGACCGGCCTTGGCGTCGACCATGAATACGACGACATCGGCCTCGTCCATCGCTAGCTCCGCCTGAGCGCGGACCGACTTGAGCAGCTCGTCGTCTTCACCGAACTGGATGCCGCCGGTGTCGATGACGGAAAACGTCCTGCCCTTCCACGTCGCCTTGCCGTACAGGCGATCCCTCGTCACTCCGGGCCGATCTTCCACAATCGCCAATCGTTGTCCGATGATCCTGTTAAAAACCGTCGATTTGCCGACATTGGGCCTCCCGACGATGGCCACCGTGGCTTCGGCCATGCGGCATCACGCTCCAACTCCGTTGCCGTAAAAAATCGGCGAGCTCCGACCAGAGTTCGCCGATGTCCGAACCTGAACTTCATTTCAGCTTGCTCAGCTGGTCGCCGATCCGTTCGCCCAGCGTCAGCGAAAATCCCGGATTTTCGTACGTTTCCTCGCGGCGGTTCCGCCGTTCGCGAGGCGCCGGGGGTTCTTCCGTCTCCTTGATGCTGAGCGCGATCCGCTTTTCGGGAAGGTTGATGTCGAGCACCTTTACCTGAACCTCTTGCCCTTCCTTCAATACTTCATGCGGCGTGCCGATATGGCGGTGGGCGATCTGCGAGATGTGGACGAGACCCTCCACACCCGGCCAAACCTCGACGAACGCGCCGAAGCTGACGAGCCGTTTCACTTTGCCGGTGATGATGTCGCCGACGGAAAACTTGCCGGCCACCTGGTCCCACGGGCCGGGTTGCGCCGCTTTAATGCTCAGGCTGACGCGCTCGTTTTCCGGGTCGACGCGAAGCACCTGTACCGTTACACGGTCGCCTTCCTGCACGACTTCGGCCGGCGTCTCGACGCGGTGCCACGCCATTTCGGAAATATGCACGAGGCCGTCGATGCCGCCGATGTCGACGAAGGCGCCGAACGGCGTAATGCGGCGCACCGTTCCTTCCAACCGCTGTCCGGGCTGTAAACTCTGGAGGATCCGCTTTTTGTTCGCTTCGTACTCCTCGTCGAGAACGTCTTTCTGGGAAAGCACGACGCGGTTTTTGCCGCGGTCGAGCTCCTTGACCTTCAAGCGGAGCACGCGGCCTTTATATCCGCTGAAATCCTCGACGAAATGCCGCTCGACGAGCGAAGCGGGAACGAACCCGCGGACGCCGACGTCGACGACGAGACCGCCCTTGACGACGTCACGCAC
The window above is part of the Candidatus Reconcilbacillus cellulovorans genome. Proteins encoded here:
- a CDS encoding glycerol-3-phosphate dehydrogenase, which codes for MSRKAAVIVAGSWGTAVASVLADNGVDVTLWTRSPEQADEINRERTNRRYLPQAKLSPRIRATVSIEEAVRDASCIVLTAPSGAMREVAARLKPFLSGSELLIHAAKGLELGTHKRMSEVIAEELPQFDPARIVALSGPSHAEEVIVRSPTTVVVAARDREAAEAAQDWLINSVFRVYTNPDVVGVELGGALKNIIALGAGLSDGLGFGDNAKAALLTRGLAEIVRLGRELGARPMTFSGLAGVGDLVVTCTSRHSRNWKAGYLIGQGRPPERVLAEMNMVVEGVRATRAAYELSVELGVSMPITAELYQVLFEGKPPRDAVESLMRRNRTHEMEELTLG
- a CDS encoding DUF2768 domain-containing protein; this translates as MTPMQKMWASLIAIGLMLLSSLLITFARAKTRGVVRWALSAAAFLALGLSVLYMLAALL
- a CDS encoding DNA-binding protein, with product MNKSDLVAKVAELAELSKKDAAKAVEAVFDAITEALQNGEKVQLVGFGNFEVRERQARKGRNPQTGEEIEIAASKVPVFRPGKTLRDVIK
- a CDS encoding ribosome biogenesis GTPase Der: MAEATVAIVGRPNVGKSTVFNRIIGQRLAIVEDRPGVTRDRLYGKATWKGRTFSVIDTGGIQFGEDDELLKSVRAQAELAMDEADVVVFMVDAKAGLTHADREVAELLYRKSDRPVVLAVNKVDHPKHRDLVYEFYALGFGEPIAVSGEHGHGIGELLDAVVAKFPDEEPVEPYGDDVVRIAVIGRPNVGKSSLVNALLGRQRVIVSDVAGTTRDAVDTPFERDGKRYVLIDTAGIRKRGKIYETTEKYSVLRALRAIERCDVALVVLDAKDGVTEQDKHIAGYAEEAGRASVIVVNKWDAIEKDDKTMQRFTERIRDAFKFMPYAPVVFVSAATGQRINLLLPAVDRVAEEHARRIPTSVLNDVISDAVATTPPPSDRGRRLKIKYAAQVAVKPPTFVLFVNDPELLHFSYERFLENRLRAAFRFEGTPIRLIARAKDDDDRE
- a CDS encoding acyl-phosphate glycerol 3-phosphate acyltransferase; translation: MSAVSVLLSAAIGYLLGSVNFGYLYGRLFRGVDIRRLGSGNAGATNALRVFGKGPAAAVLLLDVGKAAAAVAFGRLVGAGEIWAPVAGGLAAVVGHNWPVFFRFRGGKGIASTIGAMASLSFVPTLVAGAVAIAVIALTRYVSVGSLVFVSLLPPLFWAMRRPSELVWASVATAVLAFVRHRQNLVRLRRGTEHRLGGKRGDVA
- a CDS encoding 30S ribosomal protein S1, producing MTEEAKLNDGAVEEHANQAEEAAQDLSRVETIRRGDIVRGKVVKLEDQQAVVSIGYKYDGVVPLRELSNIPVVAASEAVQVGDEVELKVLAIDDEQEKLILSKRAVDSQKAWERLQRALETGEIIEAPVRDVVKGGLVVDVGVRGFVPASLVERHFVEDFSGYKGRVLRLKVKELDRGKNRVVLSQKDVLDEEYEANKKRILQSLQPGQRLEGTVRRITPFGAFVDIGGIDGLVHISEMAWHRVETPAEVVQEGDRVTVQVLRVDPENERVSLSIKAAQPGPWDQVAGKFSVGDIITGKVKRLVSFGAFVEVWPGVEGLVHISQIAHRHIGTPHEVLKEGQEVQVKVLDINLPEKRIALSIKETEEPPAPRERRNRREETYENPGFSLTLGERIGDQLSKLK
- a CDS encoding stage IV sporulation protein A codes for the protein MEKVDIFKDIAERTGGDIYLGVVGAVRTGKSTFIKRFMESVVVPNIRNEADRARAIDELPQSAAGRTIMTTEPKFVPNNAVQIQVAEGLSVNVRLVDCVGYAVEGAKGYEDENGPRMVHTPWFDEPIPFQEAAEIGTRKVIQEHSTLGVIVTTDGTVTDIPRESYVDAEERVVAELKEVGKPFVMIVNSARPEHPDTQALRAELEAKYDIPVMAMSVATAGEREILAVMREVLYEFPVHEVNVNLPSWVMVLDERHWLRSQFENAVRETVRDIRRLRDVDRVVRAFGEYDFVERAALAGMNMGQGVAEIDLHAPDELYDKVLMEIVGVEIRGRDHLLQLMQELTRAKREYERVEEALEMVKTTGYGIAPPSLSDMRLDEPELIRQGSRFGVRLKATAPSIHMIRVDVEAEFAPIIGTEKQSEELVRYLMQDFEENPLKIWESDIFGRSLHSIVREGIQGKLAMMPDSARYKLQETLGRIINEGSGGLIAIIL